A genomic region of Azoarcus sp. KH32C contains the following coding sequences:
- a CDS encoding methyl-accepting chemotaxis protein, translating into MMQRLKNSPIWVRLILAIGSLLIAVGTTLVVWVSAEQERMAISQSHDFAETINQMTMATLVFMKSTKTMKKRAIYLDQVKKSSGLTDMRVVRAEPVINQFGDGDEDEMNVGPDEKAAIESGQPFFEVREDPAKGKILKAVFPHTNRKSYLGKDCTECHDEPPEGVVLGAVTMEVSLNSMTAAVSAARTKLIGGTIAALGLMIVLIFLFLQAVVARPLAVLSSRLRDIADGEGDLTQRLPVAALDEVGQAATYFNRMMEKLQGVIRKIAASADQVSGAASDLQRGTMEIRAGAGEQSEKSASAASAVEEMAASIMSVAQASGEVAELARNSLSRAESGNSDVVELTGRLSEVDAAVGKMTHTAGDFIEKTGAITSLTARVKEIADQTNLLALNAAIEAARAGEHGRGFAVVADEVRKLAEKSTRSASDIDDVTNSLNAGSEEVRAAITQGADALVQIRESMRRVSDALQSNMDSASRVADGMTSIATATEEQMQASGLAASSVEMIAGLAQKASNSIDGVASATESLELLAADLRDEIRRFRV; encoded by the coding sequence ATGATGCAACGACTAAAGAATTCGCCGATCTGGGTGCGCCTGATTTTGGCCATCGGGAGCCTTCTGATTGCCGTCGGTACCACCCTGGTGGTTTGGGTCTCGGCGGAGCAGGAGCGAATGGCAATCAGCCAGTCCCATGATTTCGCCGAAACCATCAACCAGATGACGATGGCCACGCTGGTGTTCATGAAGAGCACCAAGACGATGAAGAAGCGGGCGATCTACCTGGACCAGGTGAAGAAGTCCTCCGGCCTCACCGACATGCGCGTCGTTCGGGCAGAACCAGTCATCAACCAGTTTGGCGATGGGGACGAGGACGAGATGAACGTCGGTCCCGACGAGAAAGCGGCTATCGAGAGCGGTCAGCCTTTCTTCGAAGTGCGGGAGGATCCCGCGAAAGGCAAGATCCTCAAGGCCGTCTTCCCGCATACCAACCGCAAGAGCTACCTCGGCAAGGACTGTACCGAGTGCCATGACGAGCCGCCCGAGGGCGTCGTGCTCGGCGCCGTGACGATGGAAGTGTCGCTCAACAGCATGACGGCGGCGGTGTCGGCTGCGCGCACGAAACTCATAGGCGGCACGATCGCGGCGCTCGGGTTGATGATCGTGCTGATCTTCCTGTTCCTACAGGCCGTCGTGGCCCGTCCCTTGGCCGTGCTTTCGAGCCGGCTGCGGGACATCGCCGACGGCGAGGGCGATCTGACGCAGCGATTGCCGGTTGCCGCACTGGACGAAGTGGGCCAGGCAGCGACCTACTTCAACCGCATGATGGAAAAGCTGCAGGGCGTGATCCGGAAGATTGCCGCCTCTGCCGACCAGGTATCCGGTGCGGCGAGCGACCTGCAGCGCGGCACGATGGAAATTCGCGCCGGCGCAGGCGAGCAGTCCGAGAAATCGGCATCGGCGGCGTCGGCGGTCGAGGAAATGGCGGCGAGCATCATGTCGGTCGCCCAAGCCAGCGGCGAAGTCGCCGAGCTCGCTCGCAACAGTCTGTCGCGAGCCGAGAGTGGCAATTCGGACGTTGTCGAGCTGACCGGCAGGTTGTCCGAGGTGGATGCTGCCGTCGGAAAGATGACGCACACGGCAGGCGATTTCATCGAGAAGACGGGCGCCATCACGAGCCTTACGGCACGGGTCAAGGAAATTGCCGATCAGACCAATCTGCTCGCCCTGAACGCCGCGATCGAGGCGGCGCGCGCGGGCGAGCACGGGCGGGGCTTCGCGGTGGTCGCCGACGAAGTGCGGAAGCTTGCCGAGAAGTCGACACGCTCGGCGAGCGACATCGACGATGTCACGAACAGTCTCAATGCCGGGTCGGAAGAGGTGCGAGCGGCAATCACGCAAGGGGCGGATGCCCTGGTGCAGATCCGCGAGTCGATGCGACGTGTTTCCGATGCCCTGCAAAGCAATATGGATTCGGCGAGCCGCGTTGCAGACGGCATGACAAGCATCGCCACCGCCACTGAAGAGCAGATGCAAGCGAGCGGCCTCGCGGCAAGCAGCGTCGAGATGATCGCCGGCCTTGCTCAGAAGGCTAGCAACTCGATCGACGGCGTCGCCAGCGCGACTGAGAGCCTGGAGCTTCTGGCGGCGGATCTCCGCGACGAAATCCGCCGCTTCCGCGTTTAA
- a CDS encoding c-type cytochrome, which produces MKRFGVIALAMAAAIHSLPALAMDADAADKLVRKSKCLTCHAVDKKKDGPSFKESADKYRGKPEAMDKLTKHVTVPSKVKVDGKEEDHETLKTDDPAAVKNVVEWILSR; this is translated from the coding sequence ATGAAAAGGTTTGGTGTCATTGCCCTGGCAATGGCGGCGGCAATCCACAGCCTGCCTGCCCTCGCGATGGACGCGGATGCTGCAGACAAGCTGGTGCGCAAGAGCAAGTGTCTTACCTGTCACGCGGTCGATAAGAAGAAGGATGGTCCGTCGTTCAAGGAATCGGCGGACAAGTACCGAGGTAAGCCCGAGGCAATGGACAAGCTCACCAAGCACGTGACGGTGCCCAGCAAGGTCAAGGTTGACGGCAAGGAAGAGGATCACGAGACCCTCAAGACCGACGATCCGGCGGCGGTCAAAAATGTCGTGGAGTGGATTTTGTCTCGCTGA
- a CDS encoding DmsE family decaheme c-type cytochrome, whose protein sequence is MKLKLNSVRDWMLKLLAGAMVLACVSVGAVEAREVKDSVQVGDAVCTRCHDEGEAKPILSIGKTRHGTMADSKAGTCTSCHGDSPTHINKPSDVTERPKPTVNFGKKSTTPIADRNKACLSCHQGGVNMHWQSGPHAAADLECASCHRIHGAQDPVRERATQPEVCFSCHKEQRVLVNRQSHHPIKEGTVVCSDCHNVHGSAGPKMMNRDSVVQTCYTCHMEKRGPFIRTHQPVTEDCTICHNPHGSNVANLLKSRPPFLCQQCHEPGTHQGGVANLNPLNTATGNNTLARGCTNCHTQIHGTNNPVNAGNERTFRR, encoded by the coding sequence ATGAAGTTGAAACTGAACAGCGTTCGTGACTGGATGCTGAAATTGCTTGCGGGGGCAATGGTGCTCGCCTGCGTGAGCGTCGGAGCCGTCGAGGCCCGCGAAGTGAAGGATAGCGTCCAGGTCGGCGATGCCGTCTGTACGCGCTGTCACGACGAAGGGGAAGCCAAGCCCATCCTGTCGATCGGCAAGACCCGCCATGGCACCATGGCCGACTCGAAAGCCGGCACCTGTACCAGCTGTCACGGCGATAGCCCGACCCACATCAACAAGCCGTCGGACGTGACCGAGCGTCCGAAGCCCACCGTCAACTTCGGCAAGAAGTCCACGACCCCGATTGCCGATCGCAACAAGGCCTGTTTGAGCTGCCACCAGGGTGGTGTGAACATGCATTGGCAGTCGGGGCCCCACGCGGCCGCCGACCTCGAATGCGCGTCCTGTCACCGTATCCACGGGGCACAGGATCCCGTGCGCGAGCGTGCGACGCAGCCCGAAGTCTGCTTCAGCTGTCATAAGGAGCAGCGCGTTCTCGTGAACCGCCAGTCCCACCATCCGATCAAGGAAGGGACGGTCGTATGTTCCGACTGCCATAACGTCCACGGTTCCGCCGGTCCGAAGATGATGAACCGCGATAGCGTGGTGCAGACCTGCTACACCTGCCACATGGAGAAGCGTGGTCCCTTCATCCGTACTCACCAACCGGTGACCGAGGATTGCACGATCTGCCATAACCCGCATGGTTCGAACGTCGCCAACCTGCTCAAATCCCGTCCGCCCTTCCTCTGCCAGCAGTGTCATGAACCGGGGACCCACCAGGGCGGCGTTGCCAACCTGAACCCGCTGAATACTGCGACCGGTAACAACACGCTCGCGCGTGGTTGTACGAACTGCCACACGCAGATTCACGGGACGAACAATCCGGTCAATGCCGGCAACGAGCGGACCTTCCGCCGTTGA
- a CDS encoding MtrB/PioB family decaheme-associated outer membrane protein encodes MKNRAFDTTLRLSALAAAVAALFPLQAMADEPDDMTMLTKPESSVRFGLGYVGEDNHNYGMYRAQQDSGLYGLVDMDIVRRDDETGTWYKLRGRNLGFDSRELGLVYGPQGNWKFSLDYRGLPRYSQYSVNTGLRGMGSENLTVSPANKRDVILHTQRERISLGFEKSLGENLSAEFRFTNEDKDGSRLWGRGTSANPAPNRWFNFITEPIDNRITQWEAKLAYSDARFQLRGGYYGSQFTNHNAQLNISGGGAGLNAAGIGTLSPLGLPPSNEAHQFYVDGGYSFTDTTRASFKVAFTRATQSEDFIDLPAGQTIRSSVGRSDLGGHVDTSMAFIGLSSRPLPKLSLIANLRYEDRDDKTPIRQYIDTTPTGNHDGTNETRSFRAQQGKVEANYQLGRGYSVVAGFENEEKQRNASAVRVVSHRDATDEASWKLELRRTLSETLNGSVAYIRSDRNGSDFLVNRALNGTISRNFVAPIHMADRDREKVRLSTDWTPIESLNFQLIAEDARDDYGTRADLGIGARKGSATMYSLDAAFTPDDATKFNAWATHADTRSKQGAVSGSTAASFPIPLAGQTELTPAQAATLKIWGAALRNTSDAFGLGGELKVSAKLQVGASVEFSYDKAQYLLHDEQNVSGSQNLPDIKYRTTTLRLFSQYAMRKNAGMRFEYIHDRRLADDWTWKTWQYLANAPTTIADGTTIRQDPSQTVNFIGVSAYYKWW; translated from the coding sequence ATGAAAAACCGTGCATTCGACACGACTCTTCGCCTGTCGGCGCTTGCCGCCGCCGTTGCGGCCCTTTTCCCGCTGCAGGCCATGGCAGACGAGCCTGATGACATGACCATGCTGACCAAGCCGGAAAGCTCGGTGCGCTTCGGTCTGGGTTATGTTGGCGAGGACAACCACAACTACGGCATGTACCGCGCCCAGCAGGACAGTGGGCTGTATGGGCTGGTCGACATGGACATCGTGCGCCGCGACGATGAAACCGGCACCTGGTACAAGCTGCGCGGCCGCAATCTGGGGTTCGATTCGCGCGAACTGGGGCTTGTTTATGGTCCGCAGGGGAACTGGAAGTTCTCCCTCGACTACCGCGGTCTGCCGCGCTACAGCCAATACTCGGTGAACACCGGGTTGCGCGGCATGGGTTCCGAGAACCTCACCGTCTCGCCGGCGAACAAGCGCGATGTGATTCTCCACACCCAGCGCGAGCGGATTTCCCTTGGCTTCGAAAAGTCGCTCGGCGAGAACCTGAGTGCCGAGTTCCGCTTCACCAACGAAGACAAGGACGGGTCCCGTCTGTGGGGGCGCGGCACGAGCGCCAATCCGGCGCCCAACCGTTGGTTCAATTTCATCACCGAGCCGATCGACAATCGCATCACGCAATGGGAAGCCAAGCTCGCCTATAGCGATGCGCGCTTCCAACTCCGCGGGGGGTACTACGGTTCGCAATTCACGAACCATAATGCCCAACTGAATATTTCGGGAGGCGGCGCGGGTCTGAATGCGGCCGGTATTGGCACGCTTTCGCCGCTGGGGCTGCCGCCAAGCAATGAGGCGCATCAGTTTTATGTCGATGGTGGGTATAGCTTCACCGACACCACGCGTGCCTCGTTCAAGGTCGCTTTCACCCGCGCGACGCAAAGCGAAGATTTCATCGATCTGCCCGCCGGACAAACGATTCGGAGCTCCGTTGGGCGCAGCGACTTGGGTGGTCACGTCGATACGTCCATGGCGTTTATCGGCCTGAGTTCGCGGCCCTTGCCGAAGCTTTCGCTGATCGCGAACCTGCGCTACGAGGATCGTGACGACAAGACGCCGATTCGGCAGTACATCGACACGACGCCGACGGGCAACCACGACGGCACCAACGAGACCCGCTCCTTCCGTGCCCAGCAGGGCAAGGTGGAAGCCAATTACCAGTTGGGCCGCGGCTATAGCGTCGTGGCCGGCTTCGAGAACGAGGAAAAGCAGCGTAACGCATCGGCCGTGCGTGTCGTGAGCCACCGCGATGCGACCGACGAAGCCTCGTGGAAGCTCGAACTGCGGCGCACCTTGTCGGAGACCTTGAATGGTTCGGTCGCCTACATCCGCAGCGATCGAAACGGCTCGGATTTCCTTGTGAATCGCGCGCTCAATGGCACGATTTCGCGTAATTTTGTCGCGCCGATTCACATGGCCGACCGAGACCGCGAGAAGGTGCGGTTGAGCACGGACTGGACCCCGATCGAATCACTCAACTTCCAGCTCATCGCGGAAGATGCACGAGACGACTACGGGACCCGCGCCGACCTCGGCATTGGGGCACGCAAGGGCAGCGCGACGATGTACTCGCTCGACGCGGCCTTCACGCCCGACGATGCGACCAAGTTCAACGCCTGGGCAACGCACGCCGATACGCGTTCGAAGCAGGGCGCTGTGTCAGGTTCGACGGCCGCATCGTTCCCGATCCCGCTGGCAGGGCAGACGGAACTTACGCCCGCCCAGGCGGCGACGCTGAAGATCTGGGGCGCCGCATTGCGCAACACCAGCGATGCGTTCGGTCTTGGTGGCGAGTTGAAGGTTTCCGCCAAGCTGCAGGTCGGTGCGAGCGTCGAGTTCTCGTACGACAAGGCGCAGTACCTGCTGCATGACGAGCAGAACGTATCCGGCTCGCAGAATTTGCCGGATATCAAGTACCGCACCACGACGCTGCGCCTCTTCAGCCAGTACGCGATGCGCAAGAACGCCGGGATGCGCTTCGAGTACATCCACGACCGTCGCCTCGCCGACGACTGGACCTGGAAAACGTGGCAGTATCTGGCGAACGCGCCGACCACCATTGCCGACGGCACGACGATCCGCCAGGATCCGTCGCAGACGGTCAATTTCATCGGAGTCTCCGCCTACTACAAGTGGTGGTAA
- a CDS encoding acylphosphatase has protein sequence MPEAAIVVRLLTIHGLVQGVGYRASAQAEGVRLGLSGWVRNRRSGAVEALIAGPRPNVEAFIAWAHRGPLMARVERVEVLAGEIPENNDFDVFPTL, from the coding sequence ATGCCTGAAGCCGCGATCGTCGTACGACTCCTGACGATTCACGGTCTGGTCCAAGGCGTCGGCTACAGAGCCAGCGCACAGGCCGAAGGTGTTCGGCTCGGACTCTCCGGCTGGGTGCGGAATCGGCGCAGCGGCGCTGTGGAGGCACTCATTGCGGGCCCGCGGCCGAATGTTGAGGCTTTCATCGCGTGGGCACACCGCGGCCCCTTGATGGCTCGCGTCGAGCGGGTCGAAGTGCTCGCGGGTGAAATACCGGAGAACAACGACTTCGACGTCTTCCCCACGCTCTGA
- a CDS encoding SulP family inorganic anion transporter — translation MITFRPKLFDTLSGYHRTSFTHDLSAGITVGVLALPLAMAFAIASGMTPTAGIWTAIVAGFLISALGGSRVQIGGPTGAFIPIIYGIVVDYGVPNLLIATMMSGVMLLAMGAFRLGNMIRFIPVSVVIGFTNGIAVVIFISQIKDFLGLNIAKMPGEFFGKMEALFDAANTLHLPTLAASVASLAILLSWNRLAARAAWMRRLPGPLAVLLIATAVNALLHLPIDTIGSRFGGIPQDLPGFGFPALSLSTLGKLIAPALTIALLGAIESLLSARVADSQIDDRHDPNQELMAQGIANVVAPLFGGFAATGAIARTATNIRSGGRTPVAGMLHGLVLLAVVLALAPLASHIPLATLSAIVVVVSVNMGEWHAFGWRELTRYSVQYRAILLGTFIVTVVFDLTLAVELGMVLASLFFIYRMSDLTRIERIPLEDYYGVDALARDDGTPRIIAYRVFGSLFFGAANKLENLLLMQDGHPDALILDMEKVINIDTTGLDILQTLHRNLQKRGAELILCDLNSQPASILERSGFAETLGRDHLAGNITDALFRAQRTGGLVPEVSYA, via the coding sequence ATGATCACGTTTCGCCCCAAGCTGTTTGACACGCTGTCCGGCTACCACCGGACAAGCTTCACGCACGACCTTTCCGCCGGCATCACCGTCGGCGTGCTCGCCCTGCCGCTCGCGATGGCGTTTGCCATCGCCTCGGGCATGACACCCACGGCGGGCATCTGGACGGCCATTGTCGCCGGCTTCCTGATCTCGGCGCTGGGCGGTTCACGCGTACAGATCGGCGGGCCGACCGGCGCCTTCATTCCGATCATCTACGGCATCGTCGTCGACTACGGGGTTCCCAACCTGCTGATCGCGACGATGATGTCGGGGGTCATGCTGCTGGCGATGGGGGCCTTCCGGCTCGGCAACATGATCCGCTTCATCCCCGTCTCGGTGGTGATCGGCTTCACGAACGGGATCGCAGTCGTCATCTTCATTTCACAGATCAAGGATTTCCTCGGGCTCAACATCGCGAAGATGCCCGGAGAGTTCTTCGGCAAGATGGAAGCGCTGTTTGACGCCGCGAACACGCTCCACCTGCCGACGCTTGCCGCGTCGGTCGCATCGCTGGCGATCCTGCTGAGCTGGAATCGGCTCGCCGCGCGCGCAGCTTGGATGCGCCGGCTGCCAGGCCCCCTCGCTGTGCTGCTGATCGCCACGGCGGTGAATGCGCTCCTTCACCTGCCGATCGACACGATCGGCAGCCGCTTCGGCGGCATCCCCCAGGATCTGCCGGGCTTCGGCTTTCCCGCCTTGTCGCTGAGCACGCTCGGAAAGTTGATCGCTCCGGCGCTGACGATCGCGCTGCTGGGGGCCATCGAATCCCTGCTGTCTGCACGCGTGGCCGACAGCCAGATCGACGACCGCCACGACCCGAACCAGGAGTTGATGGCGCAGGGCATCGCGAACGTCGTGGCGCCGCTCTTCGGCGGCTTCGCCGCGACCGGTGCGATTGCGCGCACTGCGACCAATATCCGCTCCGGCGGTAGAACGCCCGTCGCCGGCATGCTCCACGGTCTCGTGTTGCTTGCCGTGGTGCTCGCGCTGGCGCCCCTCGCGAGCCACATCCCGCTGGCAACGCTGTCGGCCATCGTGGTGGTGGTATCGGTCAACATGGGCGAATGGCATGCCTTCGGCTGGCGCGAGCTGACGCGCTACTCCGTGCAATACCGTGCAATCCTCCTCGGGACCTTCATCGTCACGGTGGTCTTCGACCTCACCCTCGCCGTCGAACTCGGGATGGTGCTCGCAAGCCTGTTCTTCATCTATCGCATGTCGGACCTGACCCGCATCGAAAGGATTCCGCTTGAAGACTATTATGGAGTTGATGCCTTGGCGCGGGACGACGGAACGCCCCGAATCATCGCCTACCGCGTCTTCGGCAGCCTCTTTTTCGGTGCGGCGAACAAGCTGGAGAACCTCCTGCTGATGCAGGACGGGCACCCCGACGCGCTCATTCTCGACATGGAAAAGGTCATCAACATCGACACGACCGGCCTCGACATCCTGCAGACGCTGCACCGCAACCTGCAGAAACGGGGCGCCGAACTGATCCTGTGCGACCTGAATTCGCAGCCGGCATCGATCCTCGAACGATCCGGGTTCGCGGAAACCCTCGGCCGCGACCACCTCGCCGGCAATATCACGGATGCCCTGTTCCGCGCCCAACGTACAGGCGGCCTGGTCCCGGAGGTCTCATATGCCTGA
- the metG gene encoding methionine--tRNA ligase, producing MPRNILVTNALPYANGDIHLGHLVGYIQGDVWVRYQRMRGNTVHYVCADDTHGTPIMLRAEKEGITPEALIGRVHGQHLRDFTDFGVAFDNYHSTHSPENRAYAEDVYARLKNAGFIDTRAIEQFYDPVKEMFLPDRFIKGECPKCGAADQYGDNCEVCGAAYAPTELKNPYSAVSGAKPVLKTSEHYFFRLSDPRAVAFLREWTRGTSADGTRRLQAEAANKMKEWLGDGTTGDGENTLSDWDISRDAPYFGFEIPGAPGKYFYVWLDAPIGYLASFRNLADKRGDIVVEDFVDPTRAAAAGTEMVHFIGKDILYFHALFWPAMLEFAGYRTPTQLCVNGFLTVDGAKMSKSRGTFITARSYVDQGLNAEWLRYYFATKSNGTMEDVDLNLDDMIAKVNSDLVGKYVNIASRCAGFISKRFEGKLGATDAAATDAFKAAFESGAISQAYEERDYGRAMREIMHLADLANQYVNDNKPWELAKQEGREAQLHGVCSTALTLFRDLTRYLKPVLPALAAKVEAFLAIEPLSWQETWAALPAGHSINAYAHLMTRVERKQVDALLEANRESLAPAAAETKAASSQQRHAEKQQHEAQSAETAMAHISIDDFTKVDLRIARIVSAEHVEGADKLIRLQLDIGEEKPRQVFAGIKSAYDPATLVGRLTVMVANLAPRKMKFGMSEGMVLAASDPDGKTGGLYILSPDNGAAAGMRVK from the coding sequence ATGCCCCGGAATATCCTCGTTACGAACGCCCTCCCCTACGCCAACGGCGACATCCACCTCGGCCACCTGGTCGGCTACATCCAGGGCGACGTCTGGGTGCGCTATCAGCGCATGCGCGGCAACACGGTCCATTACGTCTGCGCGGACGACACGCACGGCACGCCGATCATGCTGCGCGCCGAAAAGGAAGGCATCACGCCTGAGGCGCTGATCGGGCGGGTCCACGGTCAGCATCTGCGCGACTTCACCGATTTCGGCGTCGCCTTCGACAACTACCACAGCACGCACAGCCCGGAAAATCGCGCCTATGCGGAGGACGTCTACGCGCGCCTGAAGAATGCGGGCTTTATCGACACCCGCGCCATCGAACAGTTCTACGACCCGGTCAAGGAGATGTTCCTGCCGGACCGTTTCATCAAGGGCGAGTGCCCCAAGTGCGGTGCGGCGGACCAGTACGGCGACAATTGCGAGGTCTGCGGCGCCGCCTACGCACCGACGGAACTGAAGAACCCGTACTCCGCGGTATCCGGCGCGAAGCCGGTGCTGAAGACGTCGGAGCATTACTTCTTCCGTCTGTCCGACCCGCGTGCGGTGGCCTTCCTGCGCGAATGGACGCGCGGCACCAGCGCCGACGGTACCCGGCGCCTGCAGGCCGAAGCGGCCAACAAGATGAAGGAGTGGCTGGGCGACGGAACGACCGGCGACGGCGAGAACACGCTGTCCGACTGGGACATTTCGCGCGACGCGCCCTACTTCGGCTTCGAGATTCCGGGAGCACCCGGCAAGTACTTCTACGTCTGGCTAGACGCGCCGATCGGCTACCTTGCGAGCTTCCGCAACCTGGCGGACAAGCGCGGTGACATCGTCGTCGAGGATTTCGTCGATCCGACCCGCGCGGCCGCGGCCGGCACAGAGATGGTGCACTTCATCGGCAAGGACATCCTGTATTTCCACGCGCTCTTCTGGCCCGCAATGCTGGAATTCGCCGGCTACCGGACGCCGACGCAATTGTGCGTAAACGGTTTCCTGACCGTCGACGGGGCGAAGATGAGCAAGAGCCGCGGCACCTTCATCACCGCACGCTCCTACGTCGATCAAGGGCTGAACGCCGAATGGCTGCGTTACTACTTTGCGACTAAGTCGAACGGCACGATGGAGGACGTCGACCTCAACCTGGACGACATGATTGCCAAGGTCAATTCGGACCTGGTCGGCAAGTACGTCAACATTGCCAGCCGCTGCGCAGGCTTCATCAGCAAGCGCTTCGAGGGCAAGCTGGGTGCGACGGACGCCGCGGCGACCGACGCGTTCAAGGCCGCCTTCGAGTCCGGCGCAATTTCGCAAGCCTACGAGGAGCGAGACTACGGCCGTGCGATGCGCGAGATCATGCATCTCGCAGACCTCGCAAACCAGTATGTGAACGACAACAAGCCCTGGGAGCTCGCCAAGCAGGAAGGCCGGGAAGCACAACTGCATGGCGTTTGCAGCACCGCACTGACGCTCTTCCGCGACCTGACGCGTTACCTCAAGCCGGTATTGCCCGCGCTCGCCGCGAAGGTCGAAGCGTTCCTGGCGATCGAGCCGCTGTCGTGGCAGGAAACCTGGGCTGCGCTGCCCGCAGGACATTCGATCAACGCGTACGCCCACCTGATGACCCGCGTCGAGCGCAAGCAGGTCGACGCCCTGCTCGAAGCCAATCGCGAGTCGCTCGCGCCTGCCGCAGCCGAAACCAAGGCGGCGAGCTCACAGCAGCGCCATGCCGAAAAGCAGCAGCACGAGGCGCAGTCGGCAGAGACTGCGATGGCGCACATCTCGATCGACGACTTCACGAAGGTCGATCTGCGCATCGCGCGGATCGTCAGCGCCGAGCACGTGGAGGGCGCCGACAAGCTCATCCGGCTGCAACTGGACATCGGCGAAGAAAAGCCGCGCCAGGTCTTTGCCGGCATCAAGTCGGCCTACGATCCGGCGACGCTGGTCGGCCGCCTGACCGTGATGGTCGCCAATCTCGCGCCGCGCAAGATGAAGTTCGGCATGAGCGAAGGGATGGTGCTGGCTGCCTCCGACCCGGATGGCAAGACCGGCGGACTCTACATTCTCTCGCCGGACAACGGGGCTGCTGCCGGAATGCGCGTCAAGTAG
- a CDS encoding OmpA family protein: protein MEKGASGMRRNGKIAVPKIHAPSRKYTSMPRFAALAACALIATLSACATPPAAPRAAAAAENGRHVTLPTPKVDWPAERDRIKGALGGRPDLSLPTASDEQLRILVPGADAFARDDAAPKAGLRTTLDKIASVLAVTPETEILVIGHTDSVGSETYNLQLSIRRAEAVVEYLRTRGIALSRLVADGRGEAEPIADNGTETGRARNRRIEIVVRPFK from the coding sequence ATGGAAAAAGGGGCATCGGGAATGCGTCGAAACGGTAAAATCGCGGTCCCGAAAATTCACGCTCCTTCCAGGAAGTACACGAGCATGCCCCGATTTGCGGCCTTGGCAGCCTGCGCGCTGATTGCGACGCTTTCCGCCTGCGCCACGCCCCCCGCCGCACCGCGCGCCGCGGCAGCGGCCGAAAATGGCCGGCACGTCACCCTCCCGACACCGAAGGTCGATTGGCCGGCCGAACGAGACCGGATCAAAGGCGCCCTTGGAGGCCGTCCGGACCTATCACTCCCGACAGCCTCCGACGAACAACTGCGAATCCTGGTGCCCGGGGCGGATGCCTTTGCGCGTGACGATGCCGCGCCGAAGGCCGGTCTGAGGACGACGCTCGACAAGATCGCTTCCGTGCTGGCTGTGACACCCGAGACCGAGATCCTCGTGATCGGACACACCGATAGCGTCGGGAGCGAGACCTACAACCTGCAACTGTCGATCCGGCGGGCCGAGGCGGTGGTCGAGTACCTCAGGACGCGCGGAATTGCCCTGTCCCGCCTCGTCGCCGACGGCCGCGGCGAAGCGGAACCGATCGCAGACAACGGAACCGAAACCGGTCGCGCCAGGAATCGGCGTATCGAAATTGTCGTGCGTCCGTTCAAATAA